The following coding sequences lie in one Maribacter forsetii DSM 18668 genomic window:
- a CDS encoding PH domain-containing protein, producing the protein MHSSKKNWIWTLTLIITVICCAAVLILHVKNWVSNDDDSLGLRSGFYNVEIPLNELDSVAFVERIPPMERLHGFSALDKEKGVFRKFKDSLTDKKVHVFVDNINQNKVKLVYKDSTYVYFNLKDSVETVQLFQKLSARTGALSEPN; encoded by the coding sequence ATGCATTCTTCTAAGAAAAATTGGATTTGGACATTAACACTGATCATAACTGTTATTTGTTGTGCAGCCGTTTTAATACTTCATGTTAAGAACTGGGTATCTAATGATGATGATAGTCTTGGTCTACGCTCAGGGTTCTATAATGTAGAAATCCCTTTAAATGAATTGGATAGTGTGGCTTTTGTTGAGAGAATACCTCCAATGGAACGTTTACACGGGTTTTCTGCCTTGGATAAGGAAAAAGGTGTGTTTAGAAAGTTTAAAGATTCTTTAACCGATAAGAAAGTTCATGTATTTGTAGATAACATTAATCAGAACAAGGTTAAATTGGTCTATAAAGATTCTACGTATGTATACTTTAACCTAAAAGATTCCGTTGAAACTGTTCAATTGTTTCAAAAACTTAGTGCAAGAACAGGAGCTTTAAGTGAACCAAACTAA
- a CDS encoding DUF2141 domain-containing protein, whose protein sequence is MIKKHLLALFVLGLLSTGLFAQHNLSISIDGVISEEGNICFAVYNDEGSFLKFDKVFKSGSEKAVKGQTAFDITDLPDGEYAIAIFHDANGNENLDTNILGIPKEQIAFSKGKMKMFGPPKYKECVFTLNTNMEMNIRLQ, encoded by the coding sequence ATGATTAAAAAACATCTTTTAGCTCTATTTGTACTAGGTTTACTCTCTACAGGACTTTTTGCACAACACAATCTTAGTATAAGTATAGACGGGGTTATATCTGAAGAAGGTAATATTTGCTTTGCAGTTTATAATGATGAGGGTTCTTTTTTGAAATTCGATAAAGTTTTTAAATCTGGTTCAGAGAAAGCGGTAAAAGGACAAACGGCTTTTGATATTACCGATCTTCCTGATGGGGAATATGCTATCGCAATTTTTCATGATGCTAACGGTAATGAAAATTTAGATACAAATATTCTTGGTATTCCAAAGGAACAAATTGCTTTTTCTAAAGGCAAGATGAAGATGTTCGGTCCGCCAAAATATAAGGAATGTGTGTTTACGCTTAATACCAATATGGAGATGAATATTCGTTTGCAGTAA
- a CDS encoding DUF423 domain-containing protein, with translation MVLVAQLVGALLGLLAVIFGAFGAHLLKKTFTADQLNSFETGVKYQMYHALLILMLSFNLNLETGLEKTIIYCLIIGTFLFSFSIYGLCISASKGNKIKLLGPLTPLGGLFLVVGWALLFYSFIKNLI, from the coding sequence ATGGTATTAGTAGCGCAATTGGTTGGAGCATTATTAGGTTTGTTAGCAGTGATATTTGGCGCTTTTGGAGCTCATTTATTAAAGAAAACATTTACTGCCGATCAACTGAATAGCTTTGAAACGGGTGTGAAATATCAAATGTACCATGCACTTTTGATTTTAATGCTAAGTTTTAACCTCAACCTAGAAACGGGTTTGGAAAAAACTATTATTTACTGTCTAATTATAGGTACATTTCTTTTCTCATTTAGTATCTACGGATTGTGTATATCTGCATCCAAAGGAAATAAGATAAAATTGCTAGGGCCTTTAACTCCGCTTGGCGGACTCTTTTTAGTAGTAGGATGGGCACTATTGTTCTACAGCTTCATTAAGAATTTGATTTAG
- a CDS encoding carboxypeptidase-like regulatory domain-containing protein, which produces MNTKPFLLLFFAFLFFNFLSLNAQNLSAFVIDSVSKQPIPFASVQLKEKWAITNEEGNFNLIFDETVTASDSLTISSMGYETLIKPISEFTTTKIALVPKAIELREVIVSNKNYTADEIMDLVEDNLEKNYSNDLSKKRLFHRTSNFDRWTKSDFKVKKSSIDILNQTFLDSVIRTVPKDNSYYSEIVGDLYGNSTQEQLKLDLLKASKLFDKSKELDAEKLEEKFNEILKENVKEGSYFKIKSGLFGTKIDAEEVSDLLEEEADSTEIAAANEELEKKKKDKEEQQKNYASWKKNQLNDIFLNIPTNEDSDLNFIHKARKYDFTLEEFTYLGDAAVYVISFKPSGSADYEGTLYINADDFALIQVDYVNVKPTSKFNLLGISSNNYLSKGKIIYSKGENGYYGVRYYESENGMRVGIRRPLKIIEKNRIVKGRNKQNELSGDVDFVIISTEKNELIVFESENINQVTFDAFTENNTVSPTYMPKYDPTFWEGHAIMEPNTAIKEFTATSEELD; this is translated from the coding sequence ATGAACACTAAACCATTTCTCCTTCTATTTTTTGCCTTTCTCTTTTTCAACTTCTTAAGTCTTAATGCCCAGAATTTAAGTGCCTTTGTCATTGATAGTGTTAGTAAGCAACCCATTCCTTTCGCATCGGTTCAATTAAAAGAAAAATGGGCCATAACAAATGAAGAAGGTAATTTCAATCTCATATTTGATGAAACTGTTACCGCATCTGACTCGCTTACTATCTCTTCAATGGGCTATGAGACTTTAATTAAGCCCATCTCAGAGTTCACAACCACAAAAATTGCCTTGGTGCCCAAAGCCATAGAATTGAGAGAGGTTATCGTTTCTAACAAAAATTATACAGCAGACGAGATTATGGACTTGGTAGAGGATAATCTTGAAAAGAATTATTCTAATGACTTGTCTAAAAAGAGACTTTTTCATCGCACTTCTAATTTTGACCGCTGGACAAAAAGTGATTTTAAGGTCAAAAAATCGTCCATAGACATATTGAATCAGACCTTTTTAGATAGTGTGATAAGAACCGTTCCAAAAGACAACAGTTATTATTCTGAAATTGTTGGCGACCTCTATGGCAATTCTACACAAGAACAGCTAAAATTAGATCTTTTAAAAGCATCTAAATTATTTGATAAAAGCAAAGAACTAGATGCGGAGAAACTAGAAGAGAAGTTTAATGAAATTTTAAAGGAGAACGTAAAAGAAGGTTCTTATTTTAAAATCAAATCTGGCTTATTCGGCACAAAAATAGACGCCGAAGAGGTTAGTGATCTTCTTGAAGAAGAGGCAGATTCTACAGAAATAGCAGCAGCTAATGAAGAGCTAGAAAAAAAGAAAAAAGACAAAGAAGAACAGCAGAAGAACTATGCAAGTTGGAAAAAGAATCAATTAAACGACATTTTTCTTAACATACCCACCAATGAAGATTCTGATTTAAATTTTATACACAAGGCTAGAAAATATGACTTCACCCTTGAAGAATTCACTTATTTAGGTGATGCCGCAGTTTACGTAATTTCATTTAAACCAAGTGGTTCTGCAGATTATGAAGGCACTTTGTATATTAATGCAGATGATTTTGCCCTAATACAAGTAGACTATGTAAACGTAAAACCAACGAGTAAATTTAACCTACTTGGTATTTCCAGCAACAACTACCTATCTAAAGGAAAAATTATCTACAGTAAGGGTGAAAACGGTTACTATGGCGTACGATACTATGAATCTGAAAATGGAATGCGTGTAGGTATTAGAAGACCATTAAAGATTATTGAAAAGAACAGAATCGTTAAAGGAAGAAATAAGCAGAACGAACTATCTGGCGATGTTGACTTTGTGATTATAAGTACAGAAAAAAATGAACTGATTGTATTCGAGTCTGAAAATATCAATCAGGTTACATTCGATGCTTTTACCGAAAACAACACCGTATCGCCTACATACATGCCTAAATACGACCCAACTTTCTGGGAAGGGCATGCCATTATGGAACCAAATACGGCAATTAAAGAATTTACTGCAACTTCAGAAGAACTAGACTAA
- the feoB gene encoding ferrous iron transport protein B: MSKQINVALIGNPNTGKTSVFNQLTGLNQKVGNYPGITVEKKEGICKLPRGVKAHILDLPGTYSLNTTSLDESVAVELLLNKNDKDHPDVAIVVSDVENLKRNLLLFTQIKDLKIPAILVINMADRMSRKGITIDIELLEQKLNTKIALVSTRKGTGIDRLRELIADYKNLRTTQNVDISVISPEYFDRLKEAFPKEDLYKLWLVITQDVNFMPLEKTLKKETASFATKSKSELKRLQQKETILRYQFINGILKETYKVDTAAAKGFRATLDKILTHKVFGYVIFFLILLVIFQAIYGWSEYPMDLIDGFFASATEWVKDTLPPGVFTNLIAEGILAGIGGIVIFIPQIAFLFLFIALLEETGYMSRVVFLMDRIMRPFGLSGKSVVPLISGTACAIPAVMATRTIENWKERLITILVTPFTTCSARLPVYLIIIALVIPEGSFLGLSYKALTLMLLYLMGFGAAIFSAMVLNKILQIKSRSFFVVEMPNYKLPLIKNVAYTVLEKTKSFVFGAGKIILAISIVLWFLGSNGFSDEFKNAETIVAQRIKEQGFNANSEIYFENKQDEQANTLDNVVEDLQQKELEERALSQEIASYKLEHSYMGYMGKAIEPIVRPLGYDWKIGIAVLTSFAAREVFVGTLATIYSVGNDEEETIKNRMAAEVDPKTKKPLFNLASGISLLLFYAFAMQCMSTLAVVKRETNSWKWPAGQLVFMSLFAYIVALIAYQLLK, from the coding sequence ATGAGCAAACAAATCAATGTCGCCCTTATAGGCAATCCTAATACCGGTAAAACATCGGTTTTTAATCAACTTACCGGATTAAATCAAAAAGTAGGAAACTACCCAGGCATCACCGTTGAAAAAAAAGAAGGTATTTGCAAATTACCTAGAGGGGTAAAAGCCCATATTTTAGATTTACCGGGCACCTATAGCTTAAATACCACCTCATTAGATGAAAGTGTAGCGGTTGAGCTATTGCTTAACAAAAATGACAAGGATCACCCAGATGTTGCCATTGTAGTTTCAGATGTAGAGAACCTTAAAAGAAATCTTCTTCTTTTCACTCAAATTAAAGATTTAAAGATTCCAGCCATTTTGGTCATTAACATGGCCGATCGCATGTCAAGAAAAGGCATTACCATTGATATTGAACTGTTAGAACAGAAACTAAATACAAAAATAGCACTGGTTAGTACCAGAAAAGGTACGGGCATTGATAGATTGAGGGAACTAATTGCAGATTACAAAAATCTCAGAACCACTCAAAATGTAGATATTTCGGTAATTTCTCCAGAATATTTTGACCGACTTAAAGAGGCTTTTCCAAAGGAAGATCTTTACAAGTTATGGTTGGTAATTACACAGGATGTCAATTTCATGCCTTTAGAAAAGACATTAAAAAAAGAGACCGCCTCTTTTGCCACCAAGTCAAAATCTGAACTAAAGCGATTACAACAAAAAGAGACCATTCTACGCTATCAGTTTATAAATGGCATTTTAAAAGAAACATACAAAGTAGATACTGCTGCGGCGAAAGGTTTTAGAGCTACACTGGATAAAATATTGACCCACAAGGTCTTTGGTTACGTCATTTTCTTTTTGATCCTTTTGGTTATATTTCAAGCCATTTATGGCTGGAGCGAGTACCCAATGGACCTCATTGATGGTTTTTTTGCCTCTGCGACGGAATGGGTGAAAGACACTTTACCTCCTGGCGTTTTCACTAACTTAATTGCAGAAGGTATTTTAGCCGGTATTGGTGGTATTGTAATATTCATACCTCAAATTGCATTTTTATTCTTGTTTATAGCGCTGTTAGAAGAAACAGGCTACATGAGTAGAGTAGTCTTCTTGATGGACAGGATTATGCGTCCGTTTGGTTTAAGCGGCAAAAGTGTGGTTCCGTTAATTTCCGGTACCGCATGTGCCATTCCTGCAGTAATGGCCACCAGAACTATTGAAAATTGGAAAGAAAGGCTAATTACAATACTTGTTACTCCGTTTACCACATGCTCCGCAAGGCTACCGGTGTACCTAATTATCATTGCCTTGGTAATACCCGAAGGTAGTTTTCTAGGTCTAAGCTACAAGGCCTTAACTTTAATGCTGTTGTATTTAATGGGATTTGGTGCGGCAATATTTTCTGCCATGGTTCTCAATAAAATATTACAAATTAAGAGTAGGTCATTTTTTGTGGTAGAGATGCCCAATTACAAATTACCGCTTATAAAAAATGTAGCTTATACAGTACTTGAAAAAACAAAAAGCTTCGTGTTCGGTGCAGGTAAAATTATTCTTGCCATATCTATTGTGCTTTGGTTTTTAGGTTCTAACGGTTTTTCAGATGAATTTAAAAATGCAGAAACTATTGTTGCACAGCGAATAAAAGAACAAGGTTTCAATGCTAATAGCGAAATTTATTTTGAAAACAAGCAAGATGAACAAGCAAATACGCTAGATAATGTAGTTGAAGACTTGCAACAAAAAGAGCTTGAAGAAAGAGCTTTAAGCCAAGAAATTGCCAGTTATAAATTAGAGCACTCCTATATGGGCTATATGGGAAAAGCTATAGAACCCATTGTAAGACCATTGGGTTATGATTGGAAAATTGGTATTGCGGTACTTACTTCGTTTGCCGCAAGAGAAGTATTTGTAGGTACACTTGCTACTATTTACAGTGTTGGTAACGATGAAGAAGAGACCATAAAAAATAGAATGGCGGCAGAGGTGGATCCAAAAACCAAAAAACCCCTTTTTAATTTAGCTTCCGGTATTTCTTTATTATTATTTTATGCATTCGCCATGCAATGTATGAGTACCTTGGCAGTAGTAAAAAGAGAGACCAATTCTTGGAAATGGCCAGCAGGTCAACTAGTATTTATGAGCCTTTTTGCCTATATTGTAGCTCTAATAGCTTATCAATTATTAAAATAA
- a CDS encoding FeoA family protein encodes METTVAHLKKGQRGIIKEFTEDLLPIKLLEMGCLPGNEVELVQVAPLKDPIYINVNGSHIAIRREMAFHIALEIIEDNAVI; translated from the coding sequence TTGGAAACTACCGTTGCACATTTAAAGAAAGGCCAAAGGGGAATTATCAAAGAATTCACCGAAGACTTATTGCCGATTAAGCTTCTTGAAATGGGTTGTTTACCAGGTAATGAAGTTGAATTGGTTCAGGTAGCTCCTTTAAAAGACCCTATTTATATTAACGTAAATGGTTCTCATATTGCCATTAGAAGAGAAATGGCGTTTCATATAGCACTTGAAATTATAGAAGACAATGCGGTTATATGA
- a CDS encoding SCO family protein — protein MRTFFARYKLFGIVLLCLSIVIIYLFYNALQPVKLLPVYSPAMVNAELVAEEIQHVRKYHTIADFSLTNQNGETITQDNYKDKIYVADFFFTTCPTICPIMTKNMVDLQKALGKDSDVMLLSHSVTPEIDSVAQLKKYALEKGVDDSNWNLVTGDKKQIYELARKSYLAVKTDGDGGPFDMIHTENFILVDKDKRIRGFYDGTKKEDVDKILADIEILKNSYDETND, from the coding sequence ATGCGTACTTTCTTCGCTCGTTACAAACTCTTTGGAATAGTACTTTTATGCCTATCCATAGTTATTATTTATCTTTTTTATAATGCCTTACAACCCGTAAAATTATTACCGGTCTATTCGCCTGCCATGGTAAATGCCGAATTGGTAGCCGAAGAAATTCAACACGTTAGAAAGTACCATACCATTGCCGATTTTTCTTTGACTAACCAAAATGGGGAAACCATAACTCAAGATAATTACAAGGACAAAATCTATGTTGCCGATTTCTTTTTCACCACCTGCCCCACTATTTGCCCTATTATGACCAAGAATATGGTTGACCTACAAAAAGCCCTTGGAAAAGATTCTGATGTTATGCTATTATCACATTCGGTAACTCCCGAAATTGACTCCGTAGCGCAATTAAAGAAATATGCCTTAGAAAAAGGGGTTGATGATAGCAATTGGAATTTAGTTACCGGTGACAAGAAACAGATTTATGAGCTTGCCCGTAAATCATATTTAGCAGTAAAGACCGATGGTGATGGCGGACCGTTCGATATGATCCATACAGAGAACTTCATATTAGTGGATAAGGATAAACGCATACGAGGATTTTACGACGGCACTAAAAAAGAGGATGTGGATAAAATTTTGGCGGATATAGAAATTTTAAAAAATTCTTACGACGAAACAAATGATTAA
- the rseP gene encoding RIP metalloprotease RseP, whose translation MSPIIIKTIQFFLSLSILIVLHELGHFIPAKYFKTRVEKFYLFFDVKFSLFKKKIGETEYGIGWLPLGGYVKISGMIDESMDKEAMAEEPKEWEFRSKPAWQRLIIMLGGVTVNFILAVVIFIGLAYAYGETYIANDSLKDGVWVTDTTLGDALGIKTGDKVLAVDGKEIESLNTIVPEVVYGENITIERDGKKIEKEIPVNFIETISENKEQVRFIKPRLPWVISQVPEDSQNASVGFQAGDVLTTIAGTSVKYQDQVFPILESNKGKTVDLIVKRNGTDVPLNAKISEEAKLGLMIGMTGADAEKQGFLKYNTTDYTFIESIPAGWNKGVKTLTDYIKGMKKIFNPDTGAYKEVGGFAAIGGMFPDTWNWPQFWGTTAFISIILAFMNILPIPALDGGHVMFLLYEIITGRKPSDKFLEYAQITGFFILIALLLFANGNDVYKLIFK comes from the coding sequence ATGAGCCCTATTATAATAAAGACAATACAATTTTTTTTAAGCCTTTCTATACTTATCGTTCTGCACGAGTTAGGGCATTTTATACCAGCAAAATATTTTAAAACAAGAGTAGAGAAATTCTATTTATTCTTTGATGTAAAGTTTTCACTTTTTAAAAAGAAGATAGGCGAAACCGAATACGGTATCGGTTGGTTGCCTTTGGGCGGATATGTAAAAATATCCGGTATGATAGATGAGAGCATGGACAAAGAAGCCATGGCGGAAGAACCAAAGGAGTGGGAGTTTAGAAGCAAACCAGCTTGGCAACGTTTAATTATAATGTTGGGCGGTGTAACGGTGAATTTCATTTTGGCCGTTGTTATTTTTATTGGCTTGGCGTATGCATATGGTGAAACCTATATTGCAAATGATAGTTTAAAAGACGGAGTTTGGGTTACCGATACTACATTGGGCGATGCTCTTGGAATAAAAACAGGGGATAAGGTTCTTGCCGTTGATGGTAAAGAAATTGAATCTTTGAATACCATAGTGCCAGAAGTGGTTTATGGAGAGAATATAACTATTGAACGTGACGGAAAGAAAATTGAAAAGGAAATTCCTGTCAATTTTATAGAAACAATTTCAGAAAATAAGGAACAAGTTCGATTTATTAAACCAAGATTACCATGGGTAATTAGTCAAGTACCTGAAGATTCCCAAAATGCTAGTGTAGGTTTTCAAGCCGGTGATGTTTTGACGACTATTGCAGGTACTTCAGTTAAATATCAGGATCAAGTTTTTCCTATTTTAGAATCTAACAAAGGAAAGACAGTTGATCTGATAGTAAAACGTAATGGAACAGATGTGCCCTTAAATGCTAAGATTTCAGAAGAAGCTAAGCTTGGACTAATGATAGGTATGACTGGTGCTGATGCAGAGAAACAAGGATTTTTGAAATATAACACTACTGATTACACTTTCATAGAATCAATCCCAGCGGGATGGAACAAAGGTGTTAAGACTCTTACAGACTATATAAAAGGGATGAAGAAAATCTTTAATCCTGATACTGGCGCTTATAAAGAGGTTGGTGGTTTTGCTGCCATTGGTGGTATGTTCCCAGATACTTGGAACTGGCCTCAATTTTGGGGCACAACTGCGTTTATATCCATTATTTTAGCGTTTATGAATATACTACCTATTCCAGCATTAGACGGCGGGCACGTTATGTTTTTGCTTTATGAAATAATTACAGGTAGAAAGCCAAGTGATAAATTTTTAGAGTATGCGCAAATCACCGGATTCTTTATTTTAATAGCACTTTTACTGTTCGCAAACGGTAATGATGTCTATAAATTGATATTTAAATAA
- a CDS encoding Lcl C-terminal domain-containing protein produces MKISKINLFSFFAIVTIVSCKDGEKKKESLPENDIHFVLTDTGQDKFYDNEGNQIDKPNKENEFYGQDAQFSAIQSSYTDNGDGTITDNNTGLMWQKTPDYQKHNFYDAFDYVASLEIGGYTDWRLPTIKELYSLLNSNGELYPQDLEKSQPYLNTDYFDFEYDKRMPYAGQYWSSTKYVKGPLQNIQMEGAFGFNFADGHIKAYETGLYYDGSDGVRNPGNYVRAVRGKENLYGVNDFLDNNNGTVTDKATGLMWQKTDDGNTYNWVEALQMAKNSKIAGYEDWRLPNTKELQSIVDYDKETFPAIDESFFECTNEDSWFWSSTTQGDFKYTACYIAFGKAYSKDNSSATEFYDWHGAGAQRSDPKSGNIEDYLMESVNAADSLRINNYVRLVRDLN; encoded by the coding sequence ATGAAAATTTCCAAAATCAATCTGTTTAGTTTTTTCGCAATAGTTACAATAGTGTCTTGTAAAGATGGTGAGAAAAAAAAGGAAAGTCTACCTGAAAATGACATACATTTTGTGCTGACAGATACGGGTCAAGACAAATTTTATGATAATGAAGGAAATCAAATCGATAAGCCAAACAAAGAAAATGAATTCTACGGTCAGGATGCACAATTTTCAGCTATTCAATCTTCGTATACAGATAATGGAGATGGCACTATAACGGACAATAATACTGGTTTAATGTGGCAAAAAACACCAGATTATCAAAAACATAATTTTTACGATGCATTTGATTATGTAGCTAGTTTGGAGATTGGTGGGTATACAGATTGGAGACTTCCAACCATTAAAGAATTGTATTCACTTCTGAATTCTAATGGCGAATTATACCCGCAAGATTTGGAAAAATCACAGCCTTATTTAAATACGGATTATTTCGATTTTGAATACGATAAAAGAATGCCGTATGCAGGACAGTATTGGTCTAGTACAAAATATGTAAAAGGGCCATTACAGAATATACAAATGGAAGGCGCTTTTGGATTCAATTTTGCCGACGGACATATTAAAGCCTATGAAACGGGACTTTACTATGATGGTAGTGATGGGGTAAGAAATCCTGGTAATTACGTACGGGCAGTTCGTGGTAAGGAAAACCTTTACGGGGTGAACGATTTTTTGGATAATAACAACGGAACAGTTACCGATAAAGCAACAGGCTTAATGTGGCAAAAAACAGACGATGGCAATACTTATAATTGGGTGGAAGCATTACAAATGGCAAAAAACAGCAAAATAGCGGGTTATGAAGATTGGAGATTGCCTAATACCAAAGAATTACAGAGTATTGTAGATTATGACAAAGAAACATTTCCTGCCATAGATGAAAGCTTTTTTGAATGTACCAATGAAGATAGTTGGTTCTGGTCTAGTACTACACAAGGCGATTTTAAATACACGGCTTGTTATATAGCATTCGGTAAAGCCTATAGTAAAGATAATAGTAGTGCAACTGAATTTTATGATTGGCACGGTGCAGGTGCACAACGTTCCGACCCAAAATCTGGAAATATCGAAGATTATTTAATGGAGTCGGTTAACGCTGCAGATTCTTTAAGAATTAATAATTATGTAAGGTTGGTTAGAGATTTAAATTAA
- a CDS encoding TolC family protein — protein MKINKSVQQQAFYDYKVAWLNAGDEISDALFTYKKAKEKQLSRASQISALEKSVEFTEALLEYSSTTNYTDVLTTKNSLLAAQLDGVSYKQQEL, from the coding sequence TTGAAAATTAATAAATCGGTTCAGCAACAAGCTTTTTACGATTACAAAGTTGCTTGGTTAAATGCCGGTGATGAAATTTCAGATGCTTTATTTACCTATAAGAAAGCTAAAGAAAAACAGCTTTCCAGAGCATCTCAGATTTCAGCATTGGAAAAATCGGTAGAGTTCACCGAAGCACTTTTAGAATATTCTTCAACAACAAACTATACAGATGTACTTACTACAAAGAATAGTCTATTGGCTGCTCAATTAGATGGCGTAAGTTATAAGCAGCAGGAGCTGTAG
- a CDS encoding biotin/lipoyl-containing protein — protein MSNYLITVNEEELKFKTSDADSLDSISVSTQKLHVLDDNTAFEVEILDTDFLNKTMSLSVNGNRYDVKIEDEYDQQVKKMGLLAVTTQKLNEVKAPMPGLIVDVMVEVGQEIVEGTPLLVLSAMKMENIILAQGEGIVKSIEIKKDDTVEKGQLIIEME, from the coding sequence ATGTCAAACTATTTAATTACCGTAAACGAAGAAGAATTAAAATTCAAAACCAGTGATGCTGATTCTTTAGATAGCATTTCTGTTAGCACTCAGAAACTTCATGTTTTAGATGATAATACTGCTTTTGAGGTAGAGATTCTAGATACAGATTTTTTGAATAAGACGATGTCATTGTCGGTCAACGGAAATAGATACGACGTAAAGATTGAAGATGAATACGATCAGCAGGTCAAGAAAATGGGATTGCTCGCGGTTACCACTCAGAAATTAAACGAAGTAAAAGCACCAATGCCAGGTTTAATTGTAGATGTAATGGTTGAGGTAGGGCAAGAGATTGTAGAGGGTACTCCGTTATTGGTTTTGTCGGCAATGAAAATGGAAAATATTATTCTAGCACAAGGTGAGGGTATCGTAAAATCTATTGAAATTAAAAAAGACGATACCGTAGAAAAAGGACAGTTGATTATTGAAATGGAGTAG